The Solicola gregarius DNA window TCGGGCGGTTCATGCCGGAGGTCGCGCCGCGCACGGGCGAGCTCGTGTTGGTCAAGCAGTATGCGAGCGCGTTCTTCGGCACCACGCTTGCGTCGACGCTGAACGCGATGCGTGTCGACACCGTCGTGATCGTCGGAGTCAGCACGAGCGGTTGCGTACGCGCGAGCGCGGTCGACGCGATCCAGCACGGGTACGTGCCGCTGGTCGTACGCGATGCCGTCGGAGATCGTGGGCCAGAGCCGCACGAGGCCAACCTGTACGACCTGCAGGCCAAGTACGCGGAGGTCATCGCCGAACCGGCCGCGCGCTGCTATCTGAAGGGCGGAGGAACCGGTGCAGATCCTGGAAGTCGCCCCTCGCGATGGGCTTCAGAATGAGTCGACGCAGCTGTCAACCGACGACAAGGTGGAGCTGGTAGCCCGGGCGGTATCCGCGGGCGCCCGGCGGGTTGAGGTCACCAGCTTCGTGCACCCGAAGGCCGTACCACAGCTGGCCGATGCCGAAGACGTGATGGCGCGGGTCGAACGGGTCGAGGGAGTTCGCTACGCCGGGCTGGTGATGAACGAGCGCGGCCTCGACCGTGCCGTCGCGGCCGGTGTCGACGAGGTCGACATCGTGGTGGTCGCGTCCGACACGTTCTGCCAACGCAACCAGAACATGACGACGTGGCAGGCGTGCGACGTCGCCGCCGGCCTCGTCTCGCGTGCCCGGGACGCCGGGCTGTTCACCACGGTGACGATCGGGGCGTCGTTCGGCTGCCCGTTCGAGGGTGATGTGCCCGTCGCCCGGCTACGTGAGGTCGTCCTGCGCGTCGTCGACGCGCGGCCGGACGAGTTGGCGCTGGCCGACACGATCGGCGTCGCGGTGCCGAGCGACATCATCGACCGGGCCGGGTGCGCGATCGAAGTGGCAGGACCGCAGATCGGATCGCGACTGCATCTGCACGACACGCGCAATACGGCGATCGCGAATGCGGTCGCTGCGCTCGAGGTCGGCGTCGAGACGCTGGACGCCAGCATCGGTGGTGCGGGCGGGTGCCCGTTCGCGCCCAACGCCACCGGCAACGTCGCGACCGAGGACCTCGCGTACCTGTTCGGCCGGATGGGCGTCGACACCGGGCTCGACCTGGACTCGCTGATCGACTCCGCGGTCTGGTTGGAGGAGCGCCTCGGGAAGGAGCTCCCGAGCGCGCTCGCTCGCGCGGGTGGGTTTCCACCGGCCTGAGCCAAAGAGTTCGCGGAGTTGTTGGGGTATGAGCGGGTCCGGACCACCGGCAACCCCGCAATCTCCCGGCGACAGCGCACGTCACGTTCGGTCGGCGTCAGCCACCGGACAGCAACCGAGCCCCCTGGCGGCGCGGTCGCGAGTAGCCGCACCTACCTCAGCGATACAGGGAGGGGCGCGTGGAGGCTTGTCCGCCAGGCCCAGGTGCCGGTCGGGCCTTGACGACATTCGCTCATCCCGCTGCACGGAAGGCGTCGTA harbors:
- a CDS encoding isochorismatase family protein, encoding MADHASGFAGTLTPGERPAVLAIDLMAAYFTPGSAFCLPSRDCLESAARVVEVARVAGVPVIHTRVEFAPDAVDGGVFVQKVPALKALAGGGELGRFMPEVAPRTGELVLVKQYASAFFGTTLASTLNAMRVDTVVIVGVSTSGCVRASAVDAIQHGYVPLVVRDAVGDRGPEPHEANLYDLQAKYAEVIAEPAARCYLKGGGTGADPGSRPSRWASE
- a CDS encoding hydroxymethylglutaryl-CoA lyase, which encodes MQILEVAPRDGLQNESTQLSTDDKVELVARAVSAGARRVEVTSFVHPKAVPQLADAEDVMARVERVEGVRYAGLVMNERGLDRAVAAGVDEVDIVVVASDTFCQRNQNMTTWQACDVAAGLVSRARDAGLFTTVTIGASFGCPFEGDVPVARLREVVLRVVDARPDELALADTIGVAVPSDIIDRAGCAIEVAGPQIGSRLHLHDTRNTAIANAVAALEVGVETLDASIGGAGGCPFAPNATGNVATEDLAYLFGRMGVDTGLDLDSLIDSAVWLEERLGKELPSALARAGGFPPA